In Tripterygium wilfordii isolate XIE 37 chromosome 15, ASM1340144v1, whole genome shotgun sequence, one DNA window encodes the following:
- the LOC120016942 gene encoding tubby-like F-box protein 8 codes for MSFRSIVRDVRDGFGSLSRRSFDVRLPGHHRGKSHGSVHELHEQPLVIQNSRWASLPPELLHDVIKRLEASESTWPARKYVVSCCAVCRSWREMCKEIVRSPEFSGKITFPVSLKQPGPRDGTIQCFIKRDKSNLTYHLFLCLSPALLVENGKFLLSAKRSRRTTCTEYVISMDADNISRSSSTYIGKLRSNFLGTKFIIYDTQPPYNNSQLLPPGRSRRFYSKKVSPKVPTGSYNIAEIAYELNVLGTRGPRRMQCIMHSIPAKPLEPGGFVPGQAELLPRNLEDSFRSISFSKSIDNSVNFSSSRFSDIVGTRDEEEEGKERPLVLRNKAPRWHEQLQCWCLNFRGRVTVASVKNFQLIAATQPAAGAPTPSQPAPSDHDKIILQFGKVGKDMFTMDYRYPLSAFQAFAICLSSFDTKLACE; via the exons ATGTCGTTCCGTAGTATAGTACGAGATGTGAGGGATGGGTTTGGAAGCTTATCGAGGCGGAGTTTTGATGTAAGGCTTCCAGGCCACCACAGGGGGAAATCTCATGGTTCGGTGCATGAATTACACGAACAGCCTTTAGTAATCCAGAACAGTCGATGGGCTAGCCTTCCACCTGAGCTTCTGCACGATGTGATCAAGAGATTGGAGGCAAGTGAGAGTACTTGGCCTGCTCGCAAGTATGTGGTTTCATGTTGTGCCGTGTGCAGGTCATGGAGAGAAATGTGCAAGGAAATTGTCAGAAGTCCTGAGTTTTCTGGAAAAATTACCTTCCCAGTTTCCTTGAAGCAG CCTGGGCCCAGGGATGGAACTATTCAGTGCTTCATTAAGAGAGACAAATCTAATTTGACTTATCATCTTTTCCTTTGCCTTAGCCCTG CTTTGCTTGTTGAAAATGgaaagtttcttctttctgcaaAACGGAGTCGGAGAACTACTTGCACAGAGTATGTAATTTCGATGGATGCAGATAATATATCAAGATCAAGTAGTACCTACATTGGAAAATTGAG GTCAAATTTTCTGGGCACcaaattcataatttatgaTACGCAGCCCCCATACAACAATTCTCAGCTTCTTCCACCTGGTCGAAGCCGTAGGTTCTACTCGAAGAAAGTTTCTCCAAAGGTACCCACTGGCAGCTACAACATTGCTGAAATTGCATACGAGCTGAATGTGTTGGGTACTAGAGGCCCACGCAGAATGCAATGCATCATGCACTCAATTCCTGCCAAACCCCTTGAGCCAGGTGGTTTTGTACCTGGCCAGGCGGAGCTTCTCCCTCGCAACTTGGAAGACTCATTCCGGAGCATTTCCTTCTCAAAATCAATTGATAATTCAGTCAATTTCAGCAGTTCTCGGTTTTCTGACATCGTTGGTACCCgtgatgaagaagaggaaggaaaagaaagaccattggttcttcggaacaAGGCACCAAGATGGCATGAGCAGTTGCAGTGTTGGTGCCTTAATTTCCGTGGCAGGGTAACTGTTGCATCTGTCAAGAACTTCCAGCTGATTGCAGCGACACAGCCTGCTGCTGGTGCACCAACTCCATCACAGCCAGCGCCGTCAGACCATGATAAAATCATCCTGCAATTCGGCAAGGTTGGCAAGGATATGTTCACCATGGATTACCGATATCCTCTCTCGGCCTTTCAGGCCTTTGCCATTTGCTTGAGCAGCTTTGACACCAAATTGGCATGTGAATAG
- the LOC120016386 gene encoding trihelix transcription factor GT-2-like codes for MLGEEDSSAQANSAAVAAMATTHEGGGGDEEDKINRSIDEGERSCGGNRWPRQETLALLKIRSDMDQQFRESSLKGPLWEEVSRKLAQLGFNRSAKKCREKFENVFKYHKRTKEGRSSKADGKTYRFFDQLAALENHPRPPQPPPQKPQVVSMPWNNNNPPSTVSHITVPSTTATTNPINISQNIVTAPPTTNPTLPAQNNSISTSNFPNISANLFSSSTSSSTASDEEFQGQGKRKRRWKDFFERLTKQVMKKQEELQSRFLETIEKRQHDRMVREETWRTQEMSRINREHEILVQERSAAAAKDAAVIALLHQMSGSQPPAFHQTLGNPEKPPPPLPPPARPHQHQLPPPPSVNFNTTKRVDNGEDNSNIDATSTSSRWPKPEVEALISLRTSLDIKYQENGPKGPLWDDISAGMRQLGYNRTAKRCKEKWENINKYFKKVKESNKQRPEDSKTCSYFHQLDALYKDKINNNNNKVGANSSSNSGDFVLKPITPIMEPLMVRPEQQWPLQQESNTNQIQSIMEDNERGDIMDQNQEEETEEDGDTDDDDDEDAQGFELVPNKQVSMASTTGE; via the exons ATGCTTGGGGAAGAGGATTCAAGTGCTCAAGCAAATTCCGCCGCGGTGGCCGCCATGGCAACAACCCAtgaaggtggtggtggtgatgaagaAGATAAGATTAATAGAAGTATTGATGAAGGTGAACGCAGTTGCGGTGGAAACCGGTGGCCTAGACAAGAGACCTTGGCCTTGTTGAAGATACGTTCTGATATGGACCAACAATTCCGTGAGTCCAGTCTCAAAGGTCCATTGTGGGAAGAAGTTTCAAG GAAACTTGCCCAGCTTGGTTTCAATAGGAGTGCCAAGAAATGCAGAGAGAAATTTGAGAATGTTTTCAAGTACCATAAGAGAACCAAAGAAGGTCGGAGTAGTAAAGCCGACGGCAAGACTTATCGGTTTTTCGATCAATTAGCAGCCCTTGAAAATCATCCACGACCACCCCAACCACCACCACAAAAACCTCAAGTGGTGTCAATGCCTTGGAATAATAATAATCCTCCTAGTACTGTGTCTCATATTACTGTTCCATCAACAACAGCCACCACAAACCCTATAAATATCTCTCAAAACATTGTCACAGCACCACCAACAACAAACCCTACACTTCCTGCTCAAAACAATAGTATCTCCACTTCTAATTTCCCAAACATTTCTGCGAATCTCTTTTCGAGTTCTACATCTTCTTCAACAGCATCAGATGAGGAATTCCAAGGGCAgggaaagagaaagaggagatggAAGGATTTCTTTGAGAGGCTAACCAAGCAAGTGATGAAGAAGCAGGAAGAGTTACAGTCGAGATTCTTGGAAACGATAGAGAAACGCCAACACGATCGAATGGTTAGAGAAGAAACATGGAGGACGCAAGAAATGTCAAGAATCAATAGAGAACATGAGATTTTAGTCCAAGAAAGATCGGCCGCAGCAGCCAAAGATGCAGCAGTGATTGCATTGTTACACCAAATGTCCGGATCACAACCACcggcatttcatcaaacacttgGCAATCCAGaaaaaccaccaccaccacttcctCCTCCGGCTCGACCACATCAACACCAATTGCCACCACCGCCCTCGGTGAATTTCAATACAACAAAAAGGGTTGATAATGGAGAGGATAATAGTAACATTGATGCAACTTCAACGTCTTCTAGATGGCCAAAACCGGAAGTTGAAGCTCTAATCAGTCTGCGAACCAGTCTTGACATAAAGTACCAAGAAAATGGACCGAAAGGGCCATTATGGGATGATATTTCGGCTGGAATGCGACAATTGGGATACAACAGAACTGCCAAAAGATGCAAAGAAAAGTGGGAAAACATAAACAAGTATTTCAAGAAAGTGAAAGAGAGCAATAAACAAAGGCCTGAAGATTCCAAAACATGCTCTTATTTTCACCAGTTGGATGCTCTATACAAGGACAAGATtaacaataacaacaacaagGTGGGTGCTAATTCTTCAAGTAATTCTGGTGATTTTGTTCTGAAGCCCATTACTCCGATTATGGAGCCCTTGATGGTCCGGCCAGAACAACAATGGCCTCTTCAGCAAGAAAGTAATACTAACCAGATTCAATCAATAATGGAGGATAATGAGAGGGGTGATATCATGGATCAGAATCAAGAAGAGGAGACTGAAGAAGATGGAGACACtgatgacgacgacgacgaaGATGCTCAGGGTTTTGAGTTGGTACCaaacaaacaagtttcaatGGCCTCTACTACTGGTGAGTAA